From the genome of Pseudonocardia sp. EC080619-01:
GCAGCGAGGTGTGCCCGCCGGAGACGATCAGGCAGACGCAGCGGTCCGGGAGCGGTCCGTGCTCCAGCACGTCGACGGCCGCGTGACCGGCCAGGTGGTGCACCCCGTACAGCGGGACGTCCAGTGCGGCCGCGTACGCCTTCGCCGCGGCGACCCCGACGTGCAGCGCCGGCGAGAGACCCGGCCCTGCGGTGACGGCGACGGCGTCGACGTCGGACAGCGCGACCCCGGCCGACTCGACGGCCGCCCCGACCATCGGTACGACGGCGCTCACGTGGGCGCGGGCAGCGACCTCGGGGACGACCCCGCCGAAGCGGGCGTGCTCGTCCGCCGACGACGCCAGGCCCTCACCGAGCAGCACACCGTCCCGGACGAGACCGGCCCCGGTCTCGTCGCACGACGTCTCGATCCCCAGCACCAGCGACACGCCGGGCATTCTCCCAGCCCGGCGTGCCGCCGCGACGCCAGCCCTCAGGCGCGCACGACCTCGCGCTCCTCGGCGAAGTGGCAGGCCACCTGGTGCGAGGGCCCGGACCCGATCTGCAGCACCGGCCTGTCGTCGATGCAGCGCTGCTTGTCGGCGTCGGACAGCTCCAGGTGCTTCCAGCAACGGGTGCGGAACCGGCAGCCCGACGGCGGGTCGGCCGGGTTCGGCACGTCCCCGGTCAGCACGATCCGCTCCCGCGAGCGCTCCACCGCCGGGTCCGGGATCGGGACGGCCGAGATCAGCGCCTGCGTGTAGGGGTGCTGCGGCCGGTCGAACAGGTCGTCCCGGTCGGCGGCCTCCACGACGTTGCCCAGGTACATCACCGCGACCCGGTCCGAGATGTGCCGGACCACCGACAGGTCGTGCGCGATGAACAGGTAGGTCAGCCCGAAGTCGCGCTGCAGCCGTTCCAGCAGGTTCAGGACCTGCGCCTGGATGGAGACGTCGAGCGCGGAGACCGGCTCGTCGAGCACGACGAACTTCGGGTTGAGCGCGATCGCCCTGGCGATGCCGACCCGCTGGCGCTGCCCGCCGGAGAACTCGTGCGGGTAGCGCTCCGCGTACTCGGCGGACAGGCCGACGGTCTCCAGCAGCTCCGGGATCGTCTGGTCGGTGAGTTCGCCGCCGAGCAGCTCGTACTTCTCGGACAGGATGGAGCGCACCGTCATCCGCGGGTTCAGCGACGCGTACGGGTCCTGGAAGACGATCTGCATGTCCTCCCGGGCGGTCCGCAGGTCCTGCTGGGACAGCGCGGTGACGTCACGCCCGTTGACGTGCACGGTGCCCGCGGTGGGCTCGTGCAGCCGCAGGATCGCCCGGGCCGCGGTCGACTTGCCGCAGCCGGACTCGCCGACCAGCGACAGCGTCCGCCCCTCGGGGATCTCCAGGTCGATGCCGTCGACGGCCTGGACGACGCCGACGGTGCGCTGGAACAGCACCCCCGAGCGGATCGGGAACTTCTTGGTCAGTCCGTCGGTGCGCAGCATCGGCTCGCCGGCCGCGTCGGCACCCGCGGCGTGCTCAACGGGGGCCGCGGGCTCCCGCGGGGTCGCGACGGCCTCGGCGACCCGGTCGGCGTGCAGGCACGCGTGCGCGTGCCCCGGCCGGTCGGTGATCTGCAGCAGCT
Proteins encoded in this window:
- a CDS encoding ABC transporter ATP-binding protein, translating into MSEHMLEVRDLRVHFETDGGLVKAVDGVSWHVDRGETLAIVGESGSGKSVSAMSLMGLVPAPPATFPSGEVLLEGRSLLTMPESEQRALRGKDIAMIFQDPLTALNPVYKVGDQIAEMIRAHDRQAGKVTARRRAVDLLGEVGIPNPATRAAQYPHEFSGGMRQRAMIAMALANDPKVLLADEPTTALDVTVQAQIMNLLEELQEQRDTAIVLITHDLGLVAAHADRIMVMYGGKVVETGTNDEIFAEPRHAYTYGLLSSLARMDQARPEKLEPIPGQPPNLAHVPSGCAFHPRCRFATAACAETVPELLQITDRPGHAHACLHADRVAEAVATPREPAAPVEHAAGADAAGEPMLRTDGLTKKFPIRSGVLFQRTVGVVQAVDGIDLEIPEGRTLSLVGESGCGKSTAARAILRLHEPTAGTVHVNGRDVTALSQQDLRTAREDMQIVFQDPYASLNPRMTVRSILSEKYELLGGELTDQTIPELLETVGLSAEYAERYPHEFSGGQRQRVGIARAIALNPKFVVLDEPVSALDVSIQAQVLNLLERLQRDFGLTYLFIAHDLSVVRHISDRVAVMYLGNVVEAADRDDLFDRPQHPYTQALISAVPIPDPAVERSRERIVLTGDVPNPADPPSGCRFRTRCWKHLELSDADKQRCIDDRPVLQIGSGPSHQVACHFAEEREVVRA